One Polyodon spathula isolate WHYD16114869_AA unplaced genomic scaffold, ASM1765450v1 scaffolds_3925, whole genome shotgun sequence DNA segment encodes these proteins:
- the LOC121312455 gene encoding N-arachidonyl glycine receptor-like, whose amino-acid sequence MSFNMSYSIMPLETEPNEYRTAALVFYSSIFIIGIIVNITALWVFGLTTKRRNSVTVYMMNVALVDLIFIMVLPFRMVYYGKNYWPFGDIFCRMTAALTVFYPCIALWLFALISADRYVAIVQPKHSKELKNVSKAMISCVGVWIMTLGSTVPVLTSENDPDAFSNFTTCLKMSDIIHLKHSNPVNFMRLIFFFLVPIFIMIGCYSVIVDNLIHGRTSKLKPKVKTKSIRIIITLIVQVIVCFVPFHICFVFQLLENSGKDFSAWGAFTTFLMNLSTCLDIILYYIVSKQFQDRVISVILYRNYLRSVRRKSFRTSGSIRSLSNINSEMI is encoded by the coding sequence ATGAGCTTCAACATGTCTTACAGTATTATGCCTCTGGAAACTGAGCCCAATGAATACAGAACAGCTGCCTTGGTTTTCTACAGTTCTATTTTTATAATTGGAATAATTGTAAACATCACTGCACTATGGGTCTTTGGCTTGACCACAAAGAGGAGAAACTCTGTGACTGTATACATGATGAATGTGGCCTTAGTGGACCTGATTTTTATTATGGTTCTGCCTTTCCGCATGGTTTACTATGGCAAGAACTACTGGCCCTTTGGAGACATTTTCTGCCGGATGACAGCCGCCTTGACTGTCTTTTACCCCTGCATCGCTCTCTGGCTTTTTGCTTTAATCAGCGCTGATCGATACGTGGCTATTGTGCAGCCCAAGCACTCCAAGGAGCTGAAGAATGTAAGCAAAGCCATGATCTCCTGCGTTGGCGTGTGGATAATGACTCTGGGCAGCACGGTGCCAGTGCTCACTTCAGAAAACGACCCTGATGCTTTCTCCAACTTCACCACCTGCCTGAAAATGAGCGACATCATACACTTAAAACACTCCAACCCTGTGAACTTCATGCGTCTCATCTTCTTTTTTCTTGTCCCTATTTTCATCATGATCGGATGCTACTCAGTCATCGTCGACAACCTCATTCATGGGCGGACTTCCAAATTGAAGCCCAAGGTCAAGACGAAGTCTATTAGGATCATCATCACCCTGATTGTTCAAGTGATTGTTTGCTTTGTCCCCTTTCATATCTGCTTTGTCTTCCAATTGCTGGAGAACAGTGGCAAGGATTTCAGCGCTTGGGGGGCCTTCACCACCTTCCTTATGAACCTGAGCACCTGCCTTGACATTATCTTATATTACATAGTGTCAAAACAATTCCAGGATCGAGTCATCAGTGTCATTCTGTACCGCAACTACCTGCGCA